GCTACTTTCCATGAAAGACTGTGAATAAACATTATGCGGTTTTGCAGTCCGCTTTAACTTGCTCTAAACATGAGATACACTTGGCTTTTGAGTTTTTCTTTGCTCGGCTTTTGTGCTGGGCTACTAATGGGTTGTCAGCCACCAGAGGCAAATCGGTTGCTTGCCAGTGAAATTGAGCAGTTTGTTGCAGCAATGGAACAAGAGATTGCCAAATTTGAAGGCAATCAAAATTATCTGAATGCTGAGCAAAAAAAGTTCAACGAAAAAATGCTGTGCTCAAAAAGAAACTTGGTAAAAATGATTCTACATACAATGCGCTTGCCAAAGCCCACCAAAAAGTTGTGGATGAACACGAAAGCAAGCTCACCGCGCTCAAAGACCTTGTCGAAGCAAGCAAACAGCTCATCCCCAAGTTGCAAGATGGTTCCTTTGCTTTTGACCGTCGCTTAATTGAAGAAGACTTCAAAGGTGGTACGATCGAAGGCAAAGCCTTTGATGGCTTCAAGCAACGGTCTGATAAACTGCGCGAAGAGCTTAGCAACTTTATGCCTAAGCATGAAGAACTTGAGCAGCGTATCGCACTTTACGAGCAAAAACTTGATAGTCTTGAGCGCGCCGCAAAGGTTTCGGAATCGGAAACAGCACCACGTCAAACTCCTCAAAGCCCGAGATCACGCAGAACAAGATAATTGTCATTTCAGCAAGGCGAACTTCGTTCTCGCAGGTCAAAAATGAACATCTGCTCTAGCGAGAACTAACATTGAAAAAGGAGGTAGTATGAGCGTTCTTGTTACCGGCGCCACAGGGTTCATTGGCTCGACGCTAGCGCGTAAGCTGGTTCAACGTGGCGAAAAAGTGGCGCTGCTTGTACGCAAGCCGTCTAAACTTCATGCGATTGAAGACATCTTGGATTCCGTTGAACTACGGTACGGCGATGTTACAGATCTCGAGTCGCTGAAATCTGCCACACGCGGTATAGACTACATTTACCACTGCGCTGGAAAAGCCTACATCGGTCCTCGGAGAACTCAAGAACTTTATGCCATCAATGTGCAGGGCACGAAGAATGTGATTGCGGCTGCTGAACAAAATCATGTCAAGCGGCTGGTCTATACAAGCTCTATCTCTGCTATCGGCATTACGGGCACCAAGCAACCCGCTGATGAAACGCAGCCCTGGAACTTGGACAAACTTAATGTCCCCTACTACATTAGCAAACATCTTGCTGAAGAAGAAGTCCGCAAAGCTGCTCAAAATCGGCTCGACTGCGTAATTGTCAACCCAAGCTATGTCTTTGGTGCCGGTGATATCAACTTCAATGCCGGTCAGCTGATTCGTGATCTTTACTATCACAAAATTCCTGTCTATCCTACAGGCGGCATTTGTGTCGCTGATGTTGACGATGTAGCTGAAGGACATATTGCTGCGATGGAGCGCGGTAAAACGGGAGAGCGCTACATCTTAGGCGGTGAAAATTTAACCTACAAACACGTTTTCGATATTATTTGCCGTGTTGTTGGTGCACCCAAAGTTTTAATTCCACTTTCCGAGAGCATTGTCAAAATCTTCTTAGCCCTCACCGCACAGGCACGGCGCTTGCATCGTATCACGGCGCTAGCGAACCGCGAAATTTTACTTTCTGCGACCAAGTTTTTCTACTTCAGCTCTGAGAAAGCCAAGCGCGAGTTAGGATTTGATAATCGCCACAGCGTTGGCGATGCTTTTGTTGAGACCATTGCGCGCGCCTTTTCATGGTATCGCTCACGGCAGCTGATATGACGGCTTTGTTGCACACACGGCAGCGCGTGGCTTGCCGTGTGTCTTGATTTCATTGCGCTCTACCTGCACAGTCAGTGCAAGCGCTTGATAACAATATCCCAAAGGGATTGATTGAGCGGCAACACTAAGAGCCAATGCTCGAGCAGTGCCATCAGCGCCATCGTACCAATGATGGAAAATCCGACGCGTCGCCAAGCGGGTTCTTGTTCTTCCCCTGTTTTTTTCAGCAACTTCGTTACCAGCAGGGTGCAAAAGGTAATTGAGAACGGGAATAGCCAATTCATATGCGCAATGGTCATATACTGCGTCATATCGGCGACGGTATCGGGCACGAATTCGCGCCCTGTGTTTGCTACACCCAAAAAATATTGAGTTTAGCCGATTGATGCATAAACCAGTACATCAGAAACGTATAGACTCCGAATTTATTTTTGCGCCAATTGAGAGCAGCAGCATCAGCACAACTAAGCCCAGCACCAATCCTTCATGATAAAGACTGCGGTGAATAGCTTTGAAGAATCCAATTACTGAGGGTCCCACTGTGAAGATCGGTCGCACTTGCGGTCCTACAATATAGCCTGTATAGAAACTGACTTCCACAAATGCCCAGATGATTGAGCCCGCCGTGAAGGTTATGAATGCGCCCATCACAGTTTCAGATTGTCGGTGCGTGTAAAGCATATAGATTGCACCCAGCATAAGTATGAGTGCTGCACTGAAGACGGTCGCTCGATAAGCAGGTTGGAAGTTAAAGTAAATAATCGCTGCTGTCGAGAGCCACCAAAACACGATTGAGTAGAGTGCACCGCCGCCAATTAGCAAGCGTAAGCGTGTTTCAGTCAGAGCAGGGCTTGCCAGTGTTT
Above is a window of [Chlorobium] sp. 445 DNA encoding:
- a CDS encoding epimerase; this encodes MSVLVTGATGFIGSTLARKLVQRGEKVALLVRKPSKLHAIEDILDSVELRYGDVTDLESLKSATRGIDYIYHCAGKAYIGPRRTQELYAINVQGTKNVIAAAEQNHVKRLVYTSSISAIGITGTKQPADETQPWNLDKLNVPYYISKHLAEEEVRKAAQNRLDCVIVNPSYVFGAGDINFNAGQLIRDLYYHKIPVYPTGGICVADVDDVAEGHIAAMERGKTGERYILGGENLTYKHVFDIICRVVGAPKVLIPLSESIVKIFLALTAQARRLHRITALANREILLSATKFFYFSSEKAKRELGFDNRHSVGDAFVETIARAFSWYRSRQLI